A part of Ooceraea biroi isolate clonal line C1 chromosome 10, Obir_v5.4, whole genome shotgun sequence genomic DNA contains:
- the LOC105286845 gene encoding cytochrome c oxidase subunit 5A, mitochondrial has product MLRVVASRAASAARTAMVPRATVTVVGTRSVRAAHGVKETEEEFDERYVKFFNRNDIDHWEIRKAMNDLAGMDNVPEPKIICAALRACRRLNDFALAVRFLETVKDKTGSHVQKIYPYLLQEIRPTLDELGISTPEELGLDTPELACESVYHM; this is encoded by the exons ATGTTGCGCGTCGTAGCGAGTCGCGCGGCCTCAGCGGCGCGCACGGCGATGGTACCGCGGGCGACGGTCACCGTCGTCGGCACGCGGAGCGTCAGGGCTGCCCACGGTGTCAAGGAGACCGAGGAGGAGTTTGACGAACGATACGTAAAGTTCTTCAACCGCAACGACATCGACCACTGGGAGATTCGGAAGGCCATGAACGATCTGGCCG GTATGGACAATGTGCCGGAACCAAAAATCATATGTGCAGCATTGAGAGCTTGCAGAAGGTTGAACGACTTTGCGCTCGCCGTGAGGTTCCTAGAAACTGTAAAAGATAAGACCGGTTCACACGTCCAGAAGATTTATCCATACCTTCTTCAAGAGATCAGACCTACTTTGGACGAGCTGGGTATCAGCACGCCCGAGGAGTTGGGTCTCGACACCCCAGAATTAGCCTGTGAATCAGTGTACCACATGtaa